The DNA region CATCCGGAAGGCCTGGGGAAGCACGACCTTCCGGTACGCATCTCCCCGTGTCAGCCCCAATGCCTGGGACGCCATCATCTGGCCCTTGGGCAAGCTCGCGATTGCCGACCGCGTCTGTTCGGCGACGCGGGCCGCCGTGTAGAGGCCCAGCGAAACGACGGTGGTATAGAAGGGGCCGTACTCGAGCGATTTCAGCCACGCGCCGGCGCGGTGAGGAATGAGTTCGGGAAAGACGAAGTACCAGAGGAACATCTGGACCAGCAAGGGGATGTCGCGAAAGATCTCGACGTAGATGGCGCCCAGGGTCCTGTATAGCGGCCGTTCGGAAACGCGCATCAAACCGACGGCGACGCCGATCGCGAGCGCGAGCGAGGCCCCAAGGAGCGCCGTCAGTACAGACCATCCCGCGCCGGCGAACATATTGTGCAAGTAAGTCGACACGCCGTCGGTCGACACGTCGTCAAAAGAACGCCAGCTCCATTGATAAGCCATGACTGCGCTACTCCGATGAATTTACGGTCGCGGCGGCGGGGAAGATTCGGGAATGCCGCCGCGATGGACCTCGCCTAGTTCGGAAAGGTTTGGACCCGGAAGATCTGCTCCGTGTCATTGCCGAGCGGCATTCCTATCGGCACGAACCACTTCGTGTAGAGCGCTTTCGCCGCGCCGGACGAATACATGCCGGAGAGCGTCGCGTCGACCACCGATCCGAGAGAAGAATTATTCGGCGCCAGGACAATCCCATACGGCAGGTATGACAGGTCGCGGCCGACGACCCGGAATTGCGAAGGATCCGATGCGCGCTTTTGCAGGCCATGGAGGATGACGTTGTCGGTCATATACGCTTGCGCCCGGCCGGTCGATACGGCGAGAAAACCCTCGGCCTGGTCCTTGACGAAGACCAGGCGGATGCCAAGCTTGTGCTGATTGTTCAGCGACTGTGCGAGCGCGGCGTTGGTCGAGCCTGCAATGACGGCCAGCGCCTGTCCGTTCAGGTCCTCGATCTGCTGCACTTTCGAATCGCTTTTCACGAGGAGCTGGTCGGCCGCCGCCATCGTGACGAGCGAGAAGTCGACCTGGGCGGCGCGCTTGACGGTGTGCACCGTGGAGCCGCATTCCATATCGATCGTTCTGTTCTGCAGGAGCGGAATGATCGTCGTCAGGTCGACGGGAACGAAACGGACCTTGAGGTCCTTGCCTCCCAGTTGGCGTTTCAGGTTTTCGACGACAGCCATGCAGAGGTCGATCGTGTAGCCGACCGGTTTCTGGCTGGAATCGAGATAGGAGAAGGGAATGCTCGATTGCCGATACCCGATGACCACTTCGCCATTCGCCTTGATACGCGACATGGCTGCATCCGCAGTTTGTGCGAGCACCTGGCCGCCGCCGAGGAAAGTGGCTACAACGCATAGTCCCAGGCAGGATATTGTCCGTCGAATTACACCGCGAGTCATGATGTCAGTCCTTGTGTCCGGTTGTCCGGTTTGATAGGGCCATCTGTGCGCGATGGGCCAACGCGAAGTCGTGCATCGTGTCAAAGACGGCATCCGGTTGCGCGCCTCGCGCATCCTCGGGACGCGAACCGAGGCTGCGGCCGGGACGTTTGATCCATACGCACTTGATGCCGAGCGCATTTGCCGGAATGACGTCGGCGCGCAGGCTCTGGCCGACGTGGAGAATGCGGTTCCTGGCGATGCCCATCGCCTCGAAATCCCGGATTGCCGCGTCGAAGTGAGCATGGTCCGGCTTGTATGCGCCCACGCCTTCGGCCGTCGCCACCACGTCCGGCGCCAGCCGCAGTTTGCGCACGGAGTAGCCGAGAGACTGGTTGTCGATGTTGCTGAGCAGGCCGATCTTCATGTGCGCGTGAAGATGCGCGAGCGATTCGATGGCATCGTCGAACGCGGGCCAAAGCATGACCGCCTTGCCGAAGACTTCGCGCTCCGCGTCGTCGGGCGCCACGTCATGGCGCTCGCAGAACTGCTCGTATGCCTGTTTCAAGACGTCGGGATACAGCAGCGCGGGGCGAACGCGCTGCAACTGCGCCCGGGCGCGGTCGAATTCGAGCAGGAATTCCTCGTGTGACAGTTCGACGCCGTGCTGGTCGGCGACGCTGCGGAACATCCTGATGATGGAGGGCTCCCAATCGATCAAGGTGCCGTAGACATCGAAAGTGACAGCGTCGAACTGGGTAAGGTCAAGGTGCATCCGTTCTCCTGATTATCGATAATCGTTCATCGGTAATCGGGAACTTACGCTTGCGGAAAAAATGTGTCAACATCCGGAGGTGCCGTTTTTTCTAAGGGTTTTACCGATGGACGAACTGATTTCGCTGGCGCAAGCGGTCCAGGACCGCCGGCAGCCGATCTCCGGCGTGGTGGCCGATGCGCTGCGCGAGGCGATCTTTCGCGGGGTGTTCAAACCGGGCGAGCCATTGCGCCAGGACGCGATTGCGAAACAGTTTTCGGTTAGCCAGGTGACCGTGCGCGAGGCGCTGCGGCTGCTCGGGGAGGAAGGCGTGGTGGCGATCGTGCCCAGGCGTGGCGCGATCGTCGCTTGCCTCTCCGACGATGATGTCCACGAGATCGTGGAGTTGCGGGTGATGCTCGAATCGATGCTTCTGGCGAAAGCGATCCCGCGCCTGACCGAAGAGGATTTCGATCGGGCAGAGCAGATAATCGTCGAGCTCGATGCGGCGAAGACGCTGGATGAACAACTGTCCCTCAACGTCGATTTCCACAGCCATCTCTACGCGAAGGCCAATCGGCCGCGAACCCTCGCGATGCTTGAAAGATTGCGGCTGGCGCTCGAACCCTATCTGAGAATGCTCTGGTCGAGGTCGCAATACAAGTCCGACTCCCAGGCGGACCATCGCGAGATCCTGAGCTTGTGCCGCGCAGGAAATACGAAAGGCGCGCAACGCCTGCTGGCATCGCATATTTCGCAGACGGGCGACGAGATCGTCAAGCTGCTGCACTGAGGTCATGCCGTCCTGGCCGGCAGCGGCTATGGCGCATAAGGCGAGATGTCGACGGCAGTGGTCCTGTCGGGCACGATTCGATCATGGTCGAAGTGTGGATGCGTCGTTGCCGCATACTGGCGGCCTGTCCATCAATACAAGCAGAAAAATGTCGATGAGCATCGGCGCGCCGGCGCATTCTTTTTTCGGATCCAAGGTCATCGCCGCCACCTTTGTGCTGGCGGTTTTCGGTTGGGGCGTGGGGTTCTACGGGCCGCCCGTCTTTTTGCAGTCGGTCGTGCGGC from Bordetella genomosp. 10 includes:
- a CDS encoding HAD family hydrolase encodes the protein MHLDLTQFDAVTFDVYGTLIDWEPSIIRMFRSVADQHGVELSHEEFLLEFDRARAQLQRVRPALLYPDVLKQAYEQFCERHDVAPDDAEREVFGKAVMLWPAFDDAIESLAHLHAHMKIGLLSNIDNQSLGYSVRKLRLAPDVVATAEGVGAYKPDHAHFDAAIRDFEAMGIARNRILHVGQSLRADVIPANALGIKCVWIKRPGRSLGSRPEDARGAQPDAVFDTMHDFALAHRAQMALSNRTTGHKD
- a CDS encoding amino acid ABC transporter substrate-binding protein; the protein is MSRIKANGEVVIGYRQSSIPFSYLDSSQKPVGYTIDLCMAVVENLKRQLGGKDLKVRFVPVDLTTIIPLLQNRTIDMECGSTVHTVKRAAQVDFSLVTMAAADQLLVKSDSKVQQIEDLNGQALAVIAGSTNAALAQSLNNQHKLGIRLVFVKDQAEGFLAVSTGRAQAYMTDNVILHGLQKRASDPSQFRVVGRDLSYLPYGIVLAPNNSSLGSVVDATLSGMYSSGAAKALYTKWFVPIGMPLGNDTEQIFRVQTFPN
- a CDS encoding GntR family transcriptional regulator; the protein is MDELISLAQAVQDRRQPISGVVADALREAIFRGVFKPGEPLRQDAIAKQFSVSQVTVREALRLLGEEGVVAIVPRRGAIVACLSDDDVHEIVELRVMLESMLLAKAIPRLTEEDFDRAEQIIVELDAAKTLDEQLSLNVDFHSHLYAKANRPRTLAMLERLRLALEPYLRMLWSRSQYKSDSQADHREILSLCRAGNTKGAQRLLASHISQTGDEIVKLLH
- a CDS encoding amino acid ABC transporter permease; its protein translation is MAYQWSWRSFDDVSTDGVSTYLHNMFAGAGWSVLTALLGASLALAIGVAVGLMRVSERPLYRTLGAIYVEIFRDIPLLVQMFLWYFVFPELIPHRAGAWLKSLEYGPFYTTVVSLGLYTAARVAEQTRSAIASLPKGQMMASQALGLTRGDAYRKVVLPQAFRMMLPPLTSEMVNLMKNTSVGMTIGLLELTARARDMQESAFRVFEAFSAATLGYVAINLMIIGAFRYLERRPRLKLKNRTTPSAKEALS